ACTTATCTTGGGTATACCCTATACCGGGAACTAAAGTCCAAAAGTATAAGGTGTGAAGTTATAGCCCCTTCTTTAATTCCTAAAACCCCAGGTAAGAAAGTAAAAACAGACCGACTGGATTGTATCAAATTAGCCCAATATTATTTAAAAGGGATGCTGACTCCTGTCCACATTCCAGATGAAGAAGATGAAACGGTCCGCGATTTAATACGATCAAGAAAATTATTAGTTGATCAAGTAAAAAAAATCAAAACACATATTATCAGCCTCTGCAAAAGAATGGGCTTTGACTATCGAAAGCAGAGAGGATCCTCCAGTGCCGCTTACTGGACCCAAATTCATTATAAATGGTTAGAAAAAGAAATTAACCAACTACCAGAAGGTTCTCCCTTACGGCTCAATCTTTCAGGCTTACTAAGCACTTGTAATAATATAGAGACCTTTATTTCCTCTTATGACGAACAAATAAGTGTAATCGCTGAACTTCCTAAATATAAGGACAAAGTAAAAGCATTGAATTGCTTCCGGGGTCTAAAGACCCTCTCCTCCTTGACTCTCACCACTGAACTGGGTGATATAAGGCGTTTTCCTCACCCTTCAAAGGTGACTGCCTATTCAGGGCTTTCTATTAGAGAATACAGTTCAGGAGGAAAAGAACTTCGCTTTGGAATTACAAAGCAGGGAAACCGCATCCTGAGAACTGTTGTTGTTGAAGCGTGCCAGTTTTCCTTCAAGCCTCCTAAAGTCAGTAATAATCTTAAAGAAAGAAGGATAGGGGCCGATCCCGAATATATTAATATTGCCGACCGCTGCATGCATCGGCTTAGTAAAAAATCTATGCGAATGTTTATGAATAGAAAACATAGAAATAA
The Patescibacteria group bacterium genome window above contains:
- a CDS encoding IS110 family transposase — translated: IHMKKAKYYGSIDVDDSNFNVALIKTVGEELLHFKCSSNVSAMIKKIKQKNIHLKDIQLCYEATYLGYTLYRELKSKSIRCEVIAPSLIPKTPGKKVKTDRLDCIKLAQYYLKGMLTPVHIPDEEDETVRDLIRSRKLLVDQVKKIKTHIISLCKRMGFDYRKQRGSSSAAYWTQIHYKWLEKEINQLPEGSPLRLNLSGLLSTCNNIETFISSYDEQISVIAELPKYKDKVKALNCFRGLKTLSSLTLTTELGDIRRFPHPSKVTAYSGLSIREYSSGGKELRFGITKQGNRILRTVVVEACQFSFKPPKVSNNLKERRIGADPEYINIADRCMHRLSKKSMRMFMNRKHRNKIKVACAREMLCFVWEALQKAA